One genomic segment of Desulforamulus reducens MI-1 includes these proteins:
- a CDS encoding aspartyl-phosphate phosphatase Spo0E family protein, with product MTLSDKLHQEQKKLCSMDINDPGILAQSQVVDELIVEYQREVMLCGNGQAVVGDGIQGSASRWCSWAGWLVGWYAVLSGSIY from the coding sequence ATGACGCTTTCCGACAAATTGCATCAAGAACAGAAAAAGCTCTGCAGCATGGACATAAACGACCCAGGTATCCTGGCGCAGAGCCAGGTCGTGGATGAGCTTATCGTTGAGTATCAAAGGGAGGTGATGCTTTGCGGCAATGGACAGGCCGTCGTTGGCGATGGAATCCAAGGAAGTGCATCCCGCTGGTGCTCCTGGGCTGGCTGGCTGGTGGGGTGGTATGCGGTGTTATCTGGCTCTATTTACTAA
- a CDS encoding methyl-accepting chemotaxis protein: protein MSMVPSSRIKPSGSLKFQVSVFIAILLIVCVMAVSWLSISKMEKAINQKVKEGEMVASLIIREEIQHFLDSKGEIVKNLSLAQEFQSQDKKQILKLLLSAQNQSEFQNIYFVTGSGEITIAPVKQLPKDFDPRQRVWYQEAVKKGTMVCTDPYIDQATGKPCMTVALAVKDSEGRFVGVLGADIKLETISSLAVKYKFGEEGYFYVCDKQGKVIGHPDAKAINGDIMNRAYVKAALAGKSGFDTYADNGVKKLVYYSEIPKTGWGLFVQQPEQEAYAELYRARNMIIIITLLILASALVISLYFTGKMVNVIKMVGEGARAIAQGNLTYSLTIARKDELGILSDSINEMTNHLKTIIGGVKDSTNRVTGACNSMAVSMEQIHEASDKNASDISNVAATTEQITASAENINEMVGSVSLSAQHGQEEIGEVIGAMEGIKSSTNEISRAISEVENQSKKIQHITTIITQIAEQTNLLALNAAIEAARAGEHGKGFTVVADEVRKLAEQTSAATREIHGVIENVYASVRDSVDKMLTGNEMVEMGSQRVQEAGEVFKTITINIEELVEKMAQITRATITMSASIQNVAAASQEQAAIIEEENKMVEDLRQSAIVLDNMVQKFVV from the coding sequence ATGTCTATGGTTCCGAGTTCCAGAATTAAACCATCGGGAAGTCTTAAATTTCAAGTGAGTGTGTTTATTGCTATTTTGCTGATTGTTTGTGTAATGGCAGTTTCATGGTTGTCCATTAGTAAAATGGAGAAGGCCATCAACCAAAAGGTGAAAGAAGGAGAGATGGTTGCAAGCCTTATTATCCGTGAGGAAATTCAACATTTTCTAGATTCCAAGGGGGAAATAGTTAAGAACTTAAGTTTAGCCCAGGAATTTCAAAGTCAAGATAAAAAACAAATTCTAAAACTGTTATTAAGTGCACAAAACCAGAGTGAGTTTCAAAATATTTATTTTGTTACAGGTTCAGGTGAAATTACCATTGCCCCTGTAAAACAACTACCCAAAGATTTTGATCCAAGGCAAAGGGTTTGGTACCAGGAAGCTGTAAAGAAAGGAACCATGGTTTGTACCGACCCTTATATTGATCAAGCAACAGGCAAGCCATGTATGACTGTAGCCTTAGCCGTTAAAGATTCAGAGGGACGCTTTGTAGGGGTTCTGGGCGCAGATATAAAGCTGGAAACAATAAGTTCTCTGGCGGTGAAATACAAGTTTGGTGAAGAAGGTTATTTCTATGTTTGTGACAAACAAGGTAAAGTCATCGGCCACCCAGATGCCAAAGCCATCAATGGGGATATTATGAATAGAGCGTATGTGAAAGCTGCATTAGCCGGGAAAAGCGGATTTGATACCTATGCAGATAATGGTGTTAAAAAACTTGTATATTATTCAGAAATTCCAAAGACCGGGTGGGGATTGTTTGTCCAGCAGCCGGAACAGGAAGCCTATGCAGAGCTTTATCGTGCTAGAAATATGATTATTATCATAACTCTTCTTATTCTGGCCAGTGCACTGGTGATTTCCCTATACTTCACGGGAAAAATGGTTAATGTTATTAAGATGGTAGGAGAGGGAGCTAGGGCCATTGCCCAGGGAAATTTAACTTACAGTCTGACTATTGCCAGAAAGGATGAGTTGGGTATACTGTCAGATTCCATCAATGAAATGACGAACCATTTAAAAACAATTATAGGTGGAGTAAAAGATTCTACCAATAGGGTGACCGGAGCATGCAACAGTATGGCCGTAAGCATGGAACAAATCCATGAAGCCAGCGACAAAAATGCCAGTGATATCAGCAATGTTGCGGCTACCACAGAACAAATTACCGCCAGTGCGGAAAATATCAACGAAATGGTTGGCTCAGTGTCCCTTAGTGCTCAGCACGGTCAGGAAGAAATTGGTGAAGTCATTGGAGCAATGGAAGGTATAAAGTCATCAACCAATGAGATTTCCCGGGCTATTTCCGAAGTTGAGAATCAGTCTAAGAAAATCCAACATATTACAACTATCATTACACAAATCGCAGAGCAAACCAATTTATTAGCTTTGAACGCAGCCATTGAAGCTGCTAGGGCCGGTGAACATGGGAAAGGATTTACAGTGGTGGCGGATGAGGTTCGAAAACTGGCTGAACAAACCAGTGCTGCCACCAGGGAAATCCATGGGGTAATTGAGAATGTTTATGCCAGTGTTCGGGATTCCGTAGACAAAATGCTGACAGGAAATGAAATGGTAGAAATGGGCAGTCAAAGGGTTCAAGAAGCAGGAGAGGTATTTAAAACCATTACAATTAACATTGAGGAACTTGTGGAAAAGATGGCACAGATAACCCGGGCCACCATTACTATGTCTGCCAGTATCCAGAATGTGGCGGCGGCTTCACAGGAGCAGGCTGCTATTATTGAAGAGGAGAATAAAATGGTAGAAGATTTACGACAGTCAGCCATTGTACTAGATAATATGGTCCAAAAATTTGTAGTGTAA
- a CDS encoding helix-turn-helix domain-containing protein — protein MAKKKRKYPELTALKGKIREMGTTYRKIAEEMGIGVNTLSDKINGFYAISGPEMEQIATILDINPKDVAYFFMPSYCKTQQRSA, from the coding sequence ATGGCGAAGAAAAAAAGGAAGTATCCAGAATTAACCGCTTTGAAGGGTAAAATTAGGGAAATGGGGACTACCTATAGAAAAATTGCTGAAGAAATGGGCATCGGGGTTAATACTCTATCAGATAAGATAAATGGTTTTTACGCTATCAGTGGTCCTGAAATGGAACAGATTGCTACCATCCTTGATATTAATCCAAAAGACGTAGCCTATTTTTTTATGCCCTCGTATTGCAAAACGCAACAGAGAAGCGCTTAA
- the xth gene encoding exodeoxyribonuclease III codes for MKFTVASFNVNSIRSRKELLLEWLLTNCPDVICLQETKVRDIDFPEDFFKEKGFHAIYKGQKSYNGVAILSPHPITPLNSDLGDVAEPGEARLLAASVKGIPIINTYIPQGQAVNSPKFSYKLSWIKSMRDYFNTNYLSTLPLLWMGDFNVAPEPKDVHDPKRLYGKVGFHPEEHLALQYVKEWGFQDVFRMHEPEAGHFTFWDYRIPKGVERNLGWRIDHIWATESLAKRSTRAWIDMEPRRREKPSDHTLILAEFELSGESI; via the coding sequence ATGAAGTTTACAGTGGCAAGTTTTAATGTTAACTCAATCCGTAGCCGTAAGGAATTACTTTTGGAATGGCTTTTAACAAATTGTCCGGATGTTATTTGCTTGCAAGAAACGAAGGTAAGGGATATAGATTTTCCGGAGGATTTTTTTAAGGAGAAAGGTTTTCATGCCATATATAAAGGCCAAAAATCCTATAATGGTGTGGCAATCTTAAGCCCACATCCAATAACCCCTTTAAACAGTGATCTGGGGGATGTTGCAGAACCAGGGGAAGCAAGGCTTCTTGCAGCCTCGGTTAAAGGAATTCCGATCATTAACACCTATATTCCCCAGGGACAAGCAGTAAACAGCCCCAAATTTTCTTATAAACTATCTTGGATTAAGTCCATGAGAGACTACTTTAACACAAATTATTTATCAACTTTACCACTTCTTTGGATGGGTGATTTTAATGTAGCACCGGAGCCTAAAGATGTTCATGACCCAAAAAGGTTGTATGGTAAAGTGGGTTTTCATCCAGAGGAACATCTGGCCTTACAATATGTAAAGGAATGGGGATTTCAGGATGTGTTTCGTATGCATGAACCGGAGGCAGGTCATTTTACCTTTTGGGACTACAGAATACCTAAAGGGGTCGAACGGAATTTAGGCTGGCGTATTGATCATATTTGGGCCACAGAGTCCCTAGCAAAGCGATCCACCAGAGCTTGGATTGATATGGAACCAAGACGCCGGGAAAAACCTTCCGACCATACCTTGATTCTAGCAGAATTTGAACTGTCAGGGGAAAGCATCTAA
- a CDS encoding DUF2800 domain-containing protein — translation MTAHAFLSASGSKRWMECPPSAMLEKQFKDVQSAYAAEGSFAHSLAELHLNLYLENISKHKFNSEWNKLQQNEFFSQEMIDYVDVYVGFAIERINAARARTKDAVIQIEQRLDYSPWVPNGFGTGDLITIADEIMEIADLKYGKGVPVSALDNPQMKLYALGAINQFNLLYDFQIVRMTIVQPRLDSISIAELSVKELLDWAENTVKPLAAMAIKGEGEFKAGNHCQFCKARFTCRARADKNLELAKLDFQDPPLLTIDEIAEVLAKAEELQKWAKDVSDYALDQAVNHDVKFPGWKLVEGRSKRVYSDEKEVANVLLAANYAEDIIYKPKELVGITAMEKALGKKKFGILLDGLIIKPAGKPVLVPESDKRPEICSTDSAKADFAEQIRSNRSAQN, via the coding sequence ATGACCGCCCATGCTTTTTTATCGGCTTCTGGTTCTAAGCGCTGGATGGAGTGTCCACCCAGCGCTATGCTGGAAAAACAATTCAAGGATGTACAGAGCGCCTATGCTGCAGAAGGTTCATTCGCTCACTCTTTAGCAGAGCTGCACCTTAACCTTTACCTTGAGAATATCTCCAAGCACAAATTTAACAGCGAGTGGAATAAGCTGCAGCAGAATGAATTCTTCTCTCAAGAAATGATCGACTATGTGGATGTTTACGTCGGGTTTGCGATTGAACGCATCAATGCTGCCCGGGCCAGAACCAAAGACGCGGTTATCCAAATAGAGCAGCGGCTTGATTATAGCCCCTGGGTACCAAATGGCTTCGGCACCGGTGACTTAATAACCATAGCCGATGAGATTATGGAAATAGCCGATTTGAAATACGGAAAAGGCGTTCCTGTTAGCGCTCTTGACAATCCGCAAATGAAATTGTATGCCCTGGGCGCGATTAATCAATTTAACCTACTTTATGACTTTCAAATTGTGCGCATGACAATCGTGCAGCCCCGGCTGGATAGCATATCAATCGCAGAGTTATCGGTTAAGGAGCTTTTAGATTGGGCTGAAAATACGGTTAAACCGCTAGCCGCTATGGCTATCAAGGGTGAAGGTGAATTCAAAGCCGGCAACCACTGTCAGTTTTGTAAAGCTAGATTTACCTGCCGGGCCAGGGCCGACAAGAACCTAGAGCTTGCAAAATTGGACTTCCAGGACCCGCCGCTATTAACCATTGATGAGATTGCCGAGGTGCTGGCAAAGGCGGAAGAGCTGCAAAAGTGGGCCAAAGATGTAAGCGATTACGCTCTTGACCAGGCTGTGAACCACGATGTTAAATTTCCGGGTTGGAAACTGGTTGAGGGCAGGAGTAAACGAGTTTACAGCGACGAGAAGGAAGTTGCAAATGTTCTTTTGGCTGCTAATTATGCAGAGGACATTATCTACAAACCTAAAGAGCTTGTTGGCATCACTGCAATGGAGAAAGCTCTGGGCAAGAAGAAGTTTGGCATACTGCTTGACGGGTTAATCATTAAACCAGCTGGTAAGCCGGTCCTGGTTCCTGAGAGTGATAAAAGGCCGGAGATATGCTCAACCGATTCGGCCAAAGCTGATTTTGCTGAACAAATCAGAAGCAATCGTTCAGCGCAAAATTGA
- a CDS encoding tyrosine-type recombinase/integrase, giving the protein MASFKKRPNGTWQATIYVGRDSNGKQLFKYVTCDSLKEAKSKAREIEQEIEEGRFVHLDNTRVVAWIEKWMETKTLSPSTRATYKSYIKNHYTPYFGNLKLKQLNEIHIKRFMAEKSKTVSQASVRRMTSVLKTSLADVMKQKSPAKDIKLPKEEKYTPRVPNDKEMETIHNAVRGTRDEPIVLLAAWCGLRRGEIFALRWNDIDWNNGTLRVDEAKSINEDNLYEDKRPKSENGLREVIVPEYLMGLLEDMRKPKKRKRKKKDQEPTNIVEISNNSDHQIFNMRPDSYSSYWAAFVRNKKLPEIRFHDLRHYHASWLYARGIPDQYAAQRLGHDIRVLKTIYQHLGLDRQHEIDNNIRQMYDNQNKKEETRQTSE; this is encoded by the coding sequence TTGGCTAGCTTTAAAAAGCGACCAAATGGAACATGGCAGGCTACCATTTATGTAGGCCGGGATTCAAACGGAAAGCAGCTGTTCAAATACGTTACCTGTGACTCGCTAAAAGAAGCAAAGAGTAAGGCCCGGGAGATCGAACAAGAGATAGAAGAAGGGCGCTTCGTCCACCTCGACAATACCAGGGTCGTAGCCTGGATTGAGAAGTGGATGGAAACTAAAACGCTCTCGCCGTCCACCAGGGCCACATACAAAAGTTATATTAAGAACCATTATACCCCTTATTTCGGAAATTTGAAGCTAAAACAGTTAAATGAGATCCACATTAAGAGATTCATGGCCGAGAAAAGTAAAACAGTTTCTCAGGCCAGTGTGCGCCGCATGACATCAGTGCTTAAAACTTCCCTTGCAGATGTAATGAAGCAAAAAAGCCCGGCCAAGGACATCAAGCTGCCGAAAGAGGAAAAGTATACGCCCAGGGTCCCCAACGATAAAGAGATGGAAACCATCCACAATGCAGTTAGGGGTACCAGGGACGAACCCATAGTGCTTTTAGCAGCTTGGTGCGGATTGCGCCGAGGTGAAATTTTTGCTTTGCGCTGGAATGATATCGATTGGAATAATGGCACTCTCAGAGTTGATGAAGCAAAGAGTATAAATGAGGATAATTTATACGAGGATAAACGGCCCAAAAGCGAAAACGGACTCCGCGAAGTAATTGTGCCGGAATACTTAATGGGGCTGCTTGAGGATATGCGAAAGCCTAAAAAGCGGAAAAGAAAAAAGAAGGACCAGGAGCCGACCAACATCGTAGAGATAAGCAATAACTCAGATCACCAGATATTTAACATGCGCCCGGACAGTTACTCGAGCTATTGGGCAGCATTCGTGCGAAATAAAAAGCTGCCAGAAATAAGATTTCACGACCTGCGGCACTACCACGCCAGCTGGCTATACGCCAGGGGAATACCGGACCAATATGCCGCCCAAAGGCTAGGACACGACATACGAGTTCTAAAGACGATATACCAGCACCTGGGCCTGGACAGGCAGCATGAGATAGACAACAACATCAGGCAGATGTATGACAACCAAAACAAAAAAGAAGAAACCCGCCAAACTTCCGAGTAA
- a CDS encoding LexA family protein, whose product MGRYFDKGLFSKRLLELMVDNNDTTYSLGEHLHLSNATISRYTTGDIAPKIPTIEKIAEKYGVNPAWLTGTEGASKYVEKTMPSKKIPIIGAIAAGIPILAQENIDGYEYIPDNVSIDFCLRVKGDSMIGARILDGDIVYIRKQPQVENGEIAAVIIDNEEATLKRIYALNGSVILRAENPNYPDKVFSKKDMKQISIIGKAIFFKSEVR is encoded by the coding sequence ATGGGAAGGTACTTTGATAAAGGCTTATTTAGTAAGCGGCTGCTAGAGCTTATGGTGGATAACAACGACACGACTTACAGCCTGGGTGAACATTTGCACTTAAGCAATGCAACGATATCCAGATACACCACTGGTGACATTGCGCCAAAAATACCGACGATTGAAAAGATAGCAGAAAAGTACGGCGTTAACCCGGCATGGTTAACCGGAACGGAAGGCGCCAGTAAATACGTTGAAAAAACTATGCCCTCCAAGAAAATACCCATTATAGGAGCCATTGCAGCCGGCATCCCAATCCTTGCCCAGGAAAACATAGACGGCTATGAATACATTCCTGATAACGTGAGTATTGATTTCTGCTTAAGGGTTAAGGGAGATAGCATGATAGGCGCTCGCATTTTGGACGGCGATATCGTCTACATAAGGAAACAGCCGCAGGTAGAAAACGGGGAAATTGCTGCAGTAATAATCGATAACGAGGAAGCAACCTTAAAGCGGATTTATGCGTTAAACGGGAGCGTTATTCTCAGGGCTGAAAATCCCAATTACCCGGATAAGGTATTCTCAAAAAAGGACATGAAGCAAATCTCAATAATAGGGAAAGCGATATTTTTTAAATCGGAGGTGAGATAA